A single genomic interval of Bos javanicus breed banteng chromosome 8, ARS-OSU_banteng_1.0, whole genome shotgun sequence harbors:
- the LOC133252529 gene encoding interferon alpha-G — protein sequence MAPAWSFLLALLLLSCNAICSLGCHLPHTHSLANRRVLMLLRQLRRVSPSSCLQDRNDFAFPQEALGGSQLQKAQAISVLHEMTQHTFQLFSTEGSATTWDESLLDKLRTALDQQLTDLQFCLRQEEGLRGAPLLKEDSSLAVRKYFHRLTLYLQEKRHSPCAWEVVRAEVMRAFSSSTNLQERFRRKD from the coding sequence ATGGCCCCAGCCTGGTCCTTCctcctggccctgctgctgctcagctgcaatGCCATCTGCTCTCTGGGCTGCCACCTGCCTCACACCCACAGCCTGGCCAACAGGAGGGTCCTGATGCTCCTGAGACAACTGAGGAgggtctccccttcctcctgcctgcagGACAGAAATGACTTCGCATTCCCCCAGGAGGCGCTGGGTGGCAGCCAGTTGCAGAAGGCTCAAGCCATCTCTGTGCTCCACGAGATGACCCAGCACACCTTCCAGCTCTTCAGCACAGAGGGCTCGGCCACCACGTGGGATGAGAGCCTCCTGGACAAGCTCCGCACTGCACTGGATCAGCAGCTCACTGACCTGCAATTCTgtctgaggcaggaggaggggcttCGAGGGGCTCCCCTGCTCAAGGAGGACTCCAGCCTGGCTGTGAGGAAATACTTCCACAGACTCACTCTCTATCTGCAAGAGAAGAGACACAGCCCTTGTGCCTGGGAGGTTGTCAGAGCAGAAGTCATGAGAGCCTTCTCTTCTTCAACAAACTTGCAGGAGAGATTCAGGAGAAAGGACTGA